The proteins below come from a single Pristiophorus japonicus isolate sPriJap1 chromosome 18, sPriJap1.hap1, whole genome shotgun sequence genomic window:
- the crsp7 gene encoding mediator of RNA polymerase II transcription subunit 26 isoform X4 yields MVAVLEVISSLEKYPITKEALEETRLGKLINDVRKKTKNEELAKRAKKLLRSWQKLLVEPVGQIESVPRALPNSPGSANGGAHAYKHELPSLATSTATGGAKPVPDLKSKNDVHNSYSLLPDKQGSRKRKGEHRDGMKGPPSKVPKANNEQLQNSTPPPSNGIRGSPENFPSPPDMASTNTHTIPGKSRPEHQAPYENDKHSKIPVNAVKPHTSSPGLVRNPSTSSLLKTAILQQHGKTDDCGGRYRPSSPRCQSFSPRTLKQEMLGKPSSTYAPKGSVSSPSQSFTGTSAHTGPDSDRTTSHVPKNNIQVPSPVPVLQLATTPPLPPQAKGLHPPETESSIDRLGHTPGLETLGENQLQHHSVSTLQLQDSPYPSHSPNSSTSHHRESLHSHESDAAMGELSSNECASFGYDSKKSSKKKYRPRDYQVNLDGQVIDESVKPVRLKERRITFDPATGQIKPLTHKDSSQAESPVPPEPHRTIEIVQEQRVNLQSTLDQTNWKELSKNEIIQSYLSRQSCLLSSSGVQPPGGHIVEFLQHESHRYSPSTEAREVHVLVPTDSPSELPGVSREIKDSDVHRIHQQHWAGVNGCLDNQGKWYDWTQGISLDPHGDQGQLHILPYVCLD; encoded by the coding sequence GAAACGAGGCTGGGGAAGCTCATCAATGATGTACGGAAGAAAACCAAGAATGAGGAGCTTGCGAAGCGTGCCAAGAAACTGCTGCGGAGCTGGCAAAAGTTGCTGGTCGAGCCAGTCGGCCAGATTGAGTCTGTGCCCAGAGCGCTTCCCAACTCTCCCGGCTCAGCCAATGGTGGAGCTCATGCCTACAAGCATGAGTTGCCATCTCTGGCCACCAGCACTGCAACAGGGGGAGCCAAGCCAGTCCCAGATCTGAAAAGTAAGAATGACGTGCacaactcctactctctgcttcctgacaagCAGGGCAGTCGGAAGCGGAAAGGGGAACACCGGGATGGCATGAAGGGGCCACCGTCCAAAGTCCCAAAGGCCAATAATGAACAGCTGCAGAACTCTACACCACCACCTTCCAATGGAATACGCGGCAGTCCTGAAAATTTCCCAAGTCCTCCAGATATGGCATCTACAAACACCCACACTATCCCAGGCAAAAGCAGACCAGAGCACCAGGCACCGTATGAAAATGACAAGCATAGCAAGATACCAGTCAATGCTGTGAAACCCCATACCAGTTCTCCAGGACTTGTAAGAAACCCAAGCACTTCCTCGTTACTAAAGACTGCTATTCTGCAGCAGCATGGAAAAACGGATGATTGTGGGGGGCGTTATCGACCCAGTAgcccccgctgtcaatcatttagcCCTAGGACTCTTAAGCAGGAGATGTTGGGGAAACCCTCCTCAACATATGCACCCAAGGGCTCTGTATCTAGCCCGTCCCAGAGCTTTACAGGAACGTCTGCTCACACAGGTCCTGATTCCGATAGGACAACGTCCCACGTACCCAAGAACAATATTCAGGTGCCATCCCCCGTGCCTGTATTGCAGCTAGCCACGACACCACCTCTGCCACCCCAGGCAAAAGGCTTGCACCCACCAGAGACGGAAAGCTCCATTGATCGGCTCGGACATACACCTGGTTTAGAAACCCTTGGTGAAAACCAACTGCAGCACCATTCTGTGTCAACACTACAGCTGCAGGACTCTCCATACCCCTCGCACAGCCCCAATTCATCAACTTCACATCACAGGGAATCCTTGCACAGTCATGAGTCGGATGCAGCGATGGGAGAGTTGTCCTCAAATGAGTGTGCCTCTTTTGGTTATGATAGCAAAAAGTCATCCAAGAAAAAATACAGGCCTAGAGACTATCAGGTGAACTTAGACGGACAAGTAATCGATGAAAGTGTAAAACCTGTACGGTTGAAAGAGCGTAGAATTACCTTCGATCCTGCTACGGGGCAGATCAAACCTTTAACCCACAAGGATTCATCTCAGGCTGAAAGCCCGGTTCCACCTGAGCCCCATCGAACCATCGAAATTGTACAGGAACAGAGGGTAAACTTGCAAAGTACTTTAGATCAAACAAACTGGAAGGAGTTATCCAAAAATGAAATTATTCAGTCATACTTATCGAGACAGAGCTGCCTTCTTTCATCCTCAGGAGTGCAGCCCCCAGGAGGTCACATTGTTGAGTTTCTACAGCACGAAAGCCACAGGTATAGCCCTAGCACAGAGGCCCGCGAGGTCCACGTATTAGTACCTACCGACTCTCCCTCAGAACTTCCTGGAGTCAGTAGGGAGATCAAAGACTCGGACGTTCACCGAATACACCAACAACACTGGGCAGGTGTGAACGGTTGCTTGGACAACCAGGGCAAATGGTATGATTGGACGCAGGGCATATCTTTGGACCCTCATGGTGATCAGGGACAATTGCACATACTGCCGTACGTCTGTCTAGACTga
- the crsp7 gene encoding mediator of RNA polymerase II transcription subunit 26 isoform X3: MQKSQQIRNMVAVLEVISSLEKYPITKEALEETRLGKLINDVRKKTKNEELAKRAKKLLRSWQKLLVEPVGQIESVPRALPNSPGSANGGAHAYKHELPSLATSTATGGAKPVPDLKSKNDVHNSYSLLPDKQGSRKRKGEHRDGMKGPPSKVPKANNEQLQNSTPPPSNGIRGSPENFPSPPDMASTNTHTIPGKSRPEHQAPYENDKHSKIPVNAVKPHTSSPGLVRNPSTSSLLKTAILQQHGKTDDCGGRYRPSSPRCQSFSPRTLKQEMLGKPSSTYAPKGSVSSPSQSFTGTSAHTGPDSDRTTSHVPKNNIQVPSPVPVLQLATTPPLPPQAKGLHPPETESSIDRLGHTPGLETLGENQLQHHSVSTLQLQDSPYPSHSPNSSTSHHRESLHSHESDAAMGELSSNECASFGYDSKKSSKKKYRPRDYQVNLDGQVIDESVKPVRLKERRITFDPATGQIKPLTHKDSSQAESPVPPEPHRTIEIVQEQRVNLQSTLDQTNWKELSKNEIIQSYLSRQSCLLSSSGVQPPGGHIVEFLQHESHRYSPSTEAREVHVLVPTDSPSELPGVSREIKDSDVHRIHQQHWAGVNGCLDNQGKWYDWTQGISLDPHGDQGQLHILPYVCLD; this comes from the coding sequence GAAACGAGGCTGGGGAAGCTCATCAATGATGTACGGAAGAAAACCAAGAATGAGGAGCTTGCGAAGCGTGCCAAGAAACTGCTGCGGAGCTGGCAAAAGTTGCTGGTCGAGCCAGTCGGCCAGATTGAGTCTGTGCCCAGAGCGCTTCCCAACTCTCCCGGCTCAGCCAATGGTGGAGCTCATGCCTACAAGCATGAGTTGCCATCTCTGGCCACCAGCACTGCAACAGGGGGAGCCAAGCCAGTCCCAGATCTGAAAAGTAAGAATGACGTGCacaactcctactctctgcttcctgacaagCAGGGCAGTCGGAAGCGGAAAGGGGAACACCGGGATGGCATGAAGGGGCCACCGTCCAAAGTCCCAAAGGCCAATAATGAACAGCTGCAGAACTCTACACCACCACCTTCCAATGGAATACGCGGCAGTCCTGAAAATTTCCCAAGTCCTCCAGATATGGCATCTACAAACACCCACACTATCCCAGGCAAAAGCAGACCAGAGCACCAGGCACCGTATGAAAATGACAAGCATAGCAAGATACCAGTCAATGCTGTGAAACCCCATACCAGTTCTCCAGGACTTGTAAGAAACCCAAGCACTTCCTCGTTACTAAAGACTGCTATTCTGCAGCAGCATGGAAAAACGGATGATTGTGGGGGGCGTTATCGACCCAGTAgcccccgctgtcaatcatttagcCCTAGGACTCTTAAGCAGGAGATGTTGGGGAAACCCTCCTCAACATATGCACCCAAGGGCTCTGTATCTAGCCCGTCCCAGAGCTTTACAGGAACGTCTGCTCACACAGGTCCTGATTCCGATAGGACAACGTCCCACGTACCCAAGAACAATATTCAGGTGCCATCCCCCGTGCCTGTATTGCAGCTAGCCACGACACCACCTCTGCCACCCCAGGCAAAAGGCTTGCACCCACCAGAGACGGAAAGCTCCATTGATCGGCTCGGACATACACCTGGTTTAGAAACCCTTGGTGAAAACCAACTGCAGCACCATTCTGTGTCAACACTACAGCTGCAGGACTCTCCATACCCCTCGCACAGCCCCAATTCATCAACTTCACATCACAGGGAATCCTTGCACAGTCATGAGTCGGATGCAGCGATGGGAGAGTTGTCCTCAAATGAGTGTGCCTCTTTTGGTTATGATAGCAAAAAGTCATCCAAGAAAAAATACAGGCCTAGAGACTATCAGGTGAACTTAGACGGACAAGTAATCGATGAAAGTGTAAAACCTGTACGGTTGAAAGAGCGTAGAATTACCTTCGATCCTGCTACGGGGCAGATCAAACCTTTAACCCACAAGGATTCATCTCAGGCTGAAAGCCCGGTTCCACCTGAGCCCCATCGAACCATCGAAATTGTACAGGAACAGAGGGTAAACTTGCAAAGTACTTTAGATCAAACAAACTGGAAGGAGTTATCCAAAAATGAAATTATTCAGTCATACTTATCGAGACAGAGCTGCCTTCTTTCATCCTCAGGAGTGCAGCCCCCAGGAGGTCACATTGTTGAGTTTCTACAGCACGAAAGCCACAGGTATAGCCCTAGCACAGAGGCCCGCGAGGTCCACGTATTAGTACCTACCGACTCTCCCTCAGAACTTCCTGGAGTCAGTAGGGAGATCAAAGACTCGGACGTTCACCGAATACACCAACAACACTGGGCAGGTGTGAACGGTTGCTTGGACAACCAGGGCAAATGGTATGATTGGACGCAGGGCATATCTTTGGACCCTCATGGTGATCAGGGACAATTGCACATACTGCCGTACGTCTGTCTAGACTga
- the crsp7 gene encoding mediator of RNA polymerase II transcription subunit 26 isoform X2, whose product MNNLNENQEGIRNMVAVLEVISSLEKYPITKEALEETRLGKLINDVRKKTKNEELAKRAKKLLRSWQKLLVEPVGQIESVPRALPNSPGSANGGAHAYKHELPSLATSTATGGAKPVPDLKSKNDVHNSYSLLPDKQGSRKRKGEHRDGMKGPPSKVPKANNEQLQNSTPPPSNGIRGSPENFPSPPDMASTNTHTIPGKSRPEHQAPYENDKHSKIPVNAVKPHTSSPGLVRNPSTSSLLKTAILQQHGKTDDCGGRYRPSSPRCQSFSPRTLKQEMLGKPSSTYAPKGSVSSPSQSFTGTSAHTGPDSDRTTSHVPKNNIQVPSPVPVLQLATTPPLPPQAKGLHPPETESSIDRLGHTPGLETLGENQLQHHSVSTLQLQDSPYPSHSPNSSTSHHRESLHSHESDAAMGELSSNECASFGYDSKKSSKKKYRPRDYQVNLDGQVIDESVKPVRLKERRITFDPATGQIKPLTHKDSSQAESPVPPEPHRTIEIVQEQRVNLQSTLDQTNWKELSKNEIIQSYLSRQSCLLSSSGVQPPGGHIVEFLQHESHRYSPSTEAREVHVLVPTDSPSELPGVSREIKDSDVHRIHQQHWAGVNGCLDNQGKWYDWTQGISLDPHGDQGQLHILPYVCLD is encoded by the coding sequence GAAACGAGGCTGGGGAAGCTCATCAATGATGTACGGAAGAAAACCAAGAATGAGGAGCTTGCGAAGCGTGCCAAGAAACTGCTGCGGAGCTGGCAAAAGTTGCTGGTCGAGCCAGTCGGCCAGATTGAGTCTGTGCCCAGAGCGCTTCCCAACTCTCCCGGCTCAGCCAATGGTGGAGCTCATGCCTACAAGCATGAGTTGCCATCTCTGGCCACCAGCACTGCAACAGGGGGAGCCAAGCCAGTCCCAGATCTGAAAAGTAAGAATGACGTGCacaactcctactctctgcttcctgacaagCAGGGCAGTCGGAAGCGGAAAGGGGAACACCGGGATGGCATGAAGGGGCCACCGTCCAAAGTCCCAAAGGCCAATAATGAACAGCTGCAGAACTCTACACCACCACCTTCCAATGGAATACGCGGCAGTCCTGAAAATTTCCCAAGTCCTCCAGATATGGCATCTACAAACACCCACACTATCCCAGGCAAAAGCAGACCAGAGCACCAGGCACCGTATGAAAATGACAAGCATAGCAAGATACCAGTCAATGCTGTGAAACCCCATACCAGTTCTCCAGGACTTGTAAGAAACCCAAGCACTTCCTCGTTACTAAAGACTGCTATTCTGCAGCAGCATGGAAAAACGGATGATTGTGGGGGGCGTTATCGACCCAGTAgcccccgctgtcaatcatttagcCCTAGGACTCTTAAGCAGGAGATGTTGGGGAAACCCTCCTCAACATATGCACCCAAGGGCTCTGTATCTAGCCCGTCCCAGAGCTTTACAGGAACGTCTGCTCACACAGGTCCTGATTCCGATAGGACAACGTCCCACGTACCCAAGAACAATATTCAGGTGCCATCCCCCGTGCCTGTATTGCAGCTAGCCACGACACCACCTCTGCCACCCCAGGCAAAAGGCTTGCACCCACCAGAGACGGAAAGCTCCATTGATCGGCTCGGACATACACCTGGTTTAGAAACCCTTGGTGAAAACCAACTGCAGCACCATTCTGTGTCAACACTACAGCTGCAGGACTCTCCATACCCCTCGCACAGCCCCAATTCATCAACTTCACATCACAGGGAATCCTTGCACAGTCATGAGTCGGATGCAGCGATGGGAGAGTTGTCCTCAAATGAGTGTGCCTCTTTTGGTTATGATAGCAAAAAGTCATCCAAGAAAAAATACAGGCCTAGAGACTATCAGGTGAACTTAGACGGACAAGTAATCGATGAAAGTGTAAAACCTGTACGGTTGAAAGAGCGTAGAATTACCTTCGATCCTGCTACGGGGCAGATCAAACCTTTAACCCACAAGGATTCATCTCAGGCTGAAAGCCCGGTTCCACCTGAGCCCCATCGAACCATCGAAATTGTACAGGAACAGAGGGTAAACTTGCAAAGTACTTTAGATCAAACAAACTGGAAGGAGTTATCCAAAAATGAAATTATTCAGTCATACTTATCGAGACAGAGCTGCCTTCTTTCATCCTCAGGAGTGCAGCCCCCAGGAGGTCACATTGTTGAGTTTCTACAGCACGAAAGCCACAGGTATAGCCCTAGCACAGAGGCCCGCGAGGTCCACGTATTAGTACCTACCGACTCTCCCTCAGAACTTCCTGGAGTCAGTAGGGAGATCAAAGACTCGGACGTTCACCGAATACACCAACAACACTGGGCAGGTGTGAACGGTTGCTTGGACAACCAGGGCAAATGGTATGATTGGACGCAGGGCATATCTTTGGACCCTCATGGTGATCAGGGACAATTGCACATACTGCCGTACGTCTGTCTAGACTga
- the crsp7 gene encoding mediator of RNA polymerase II transcription subunit 26 isoform X1 — protein sequence MTPTPQQIKDQLLQAIDKDANIRNMVAVLEVISSLEKYPITKEALEETRLGKLINDVRKKTKNEELAKRAKKLLRSWQKLLVEPVGQIESVPRALPNSPGSANGGAHAYKHELPSLATSTATGGAKPVPDLKSKNDVHNSYSLLPDKQGSRKRKGEHRDGMKGPPSKVPKANNEQLQNSTPPPSNGIRGSPENFPSPPDMASTNTHTIPGKSRPEHQAPYENDKHSKIPVNAVKPHTSSPGLVRNPSTSSLLKTAILQQHGKTDDCGGRYRPSSPRCQSFSPRTLKQEMLGKPSSTYAPKGSVSSPSQSFTGTSAHTGPDSDRTTSHVPKNNIQVPSPVPVLQLATTPPLPPQAKGLHPPETESSIDRLGHTPGLETLGENQLQHHSVSTLQLQDSPYPSHSPNSSTSHHRESLHSHESDAAMGELSSNECASFGYDSKKSSKKKYRPRDYQVNLDGQVIDESVKPVRLKERRITFDPATGQIKPLTHKDSSQAESPVPPEPHRTIEIVQEQRVNLQSTLDQTNWKELSKNEIIQSYLSRQSCLLSSSGVQPPGGHIVEFLQHESHRYSPSTEAREVHVLVPTDSPSELPGVSREIKDSDVHRIHQQHWAGVNGCLDNQGKWYDWTQGISLDPHGDQGQLHILPYVCLD from the coding sequence GAAACGAGGCTGGGGAAGCTCATCAATGATGTACGGAAGAAAACCAAGAATGAGGAGCTTGCGAAGCGTGCCAAGAAACTGCTGCGGAGCTGGCAAAAGTTGCTGGTCGAGCCAGTCGGCCAGATTGAGTCTGTGCCCAGAGCGCTTCCCAACTCTCCCGGCTCAGCCAATGGTGGAGCTCATGCCTACAAGCATGAGTTGCCATCTCTGGCCACCAGCACTGCAACAGGGGGAGCCAAGCCAGTCCCAGATCTGAAAAGTAAGAATGACGTGCacaactcctactctctgcttcctgacaagCAGGGCAGTCGGAAGCGGAAAGGGGAACACCGGGATGGCATGAAGGGGCCACCGTCCAAAGTCCCAAAGGCCAATAATGAACAGCTGCAGAACTCTACACCACCACCTTCCAATGGAATACGCGGCAGTCCTGAAAATTTCCCAAGTCCTCCAGATATGGCATCTACAAACACCCACACTATCCCAGGCAAAAGCAGACCAGAGCACCAGGCACCGTATGAAAATGACAAGCATAGCAAGATACCAGTCAATGCTGTGAAACCCCATACCAGTTCTCCAGGACTTGTAAGAAACCCAAGCACTTCCTCGTTACTAAAGACTGCTATTCTGCAGCAGCATGGAAAAACGGATGATTGTGGGGGGCGTTATCGACCCAGTAgcccccgctgtcaatcatttagcCCTAGGACTCTTAAGCAGGAGATGTTGGGGAAACCCTCCTCAACATATGCACCCAAGGGCTCTGTATCTAGCCCGTCCCAGAGCTTTACAGGAACGTCTGCTCACACAGGTCCTGATTCCGATAGGACAACGTCCCACGTACCCAAGAACAATATTCAGGTGCCATCCCCCGTGCCTGTATTGCAGCTAGCCACGACACCACCTCTGCCACCCCAGGCAAAAGGCTTGCACCCACCAGAGACGGAAAGCTCCATTGATCGGCTCGGACATACACCTGGTTTAGAAACCCTTGGTGAAAACCAACTGCAGCACCATTCTGTGTCAACACTACAGCTGCAGGACTCTCCATACCCCTCGCACAGCCCCAATTCATCAACTTCACATCACAGGGAATCCTTGCACAGTCATGAGTCGGATGCAGCGATGGGAGAGTTGTCCTCAAATGAGTGTGCCTCTTTTGGTTATGATAGCAAAAAGTCATCCAAGAAAAAATACAGGCCTAGAGACTATCAGGTGAACTTAGACGGACAAGTAATCGATGAAAGTGTAAAACCTGTACGGTTGAAAGAGCGTAGAATTACCTTCGATCCTGCTACGGGGCAGATCAAACCTTTAACCCACAAGGATTCATCTCAGGCTGAAAGCCCGGTTCCACCTGAGCCCCATCGAACCATCGAAATTGTACAGGAACAGAGGGTAAACTTGCAAAGTACTTTAGATCAAACAAACTGGAAGGAGTTATCCAAAAATGAAATTATTCAGTCATACTTATCGAGACAGAGCTGCCTTCTTTCATCCTCAGGAGTGCAGCCCCCAGGAGGTCACATTGTTGAGTTTCTACAGCACGAAAGCCACAGGTATAGCCCTAGCACAGAGGCCCGCGAGGTCCACGTATTAGTACCTACCGACTCTCCCTCAGAACTTCCTGGAGTCAGTAGGGAGATCAAAGACTCGGACGTTCACCGAATACACCAACAACACTGGGCAGGTGTGAACGGTTGCTTGGACAACCAGGGCAAATGGTATGATTGGACGCAGGGCATATCTTTGGACCCTCATGGTGATCAGGGACAATTGCACATACTGCCGTACGTCTGTCTAGACTga